Proteins from a genomic interval of uncultured Methanocorpusculum sp.:
- the mtrH gene encoding tetrahydromethanopterin S-methyltransferase subunit H, translating into MFKFEKEQQVFDFNGTKIGGQPGEYPRVLSPSIFYNKHEIVLNDHTGEIDKAKAEALWNRCQELSDITGNKYFLQILAEHGEAFESYFSWFDSIDNKTAFLMDSSAPAALVHATKYVTEVGLADRAIYNSINGSILPENVQALAESDVNSAIVLAFNPGDSSVAGREKALVDGGVAGQAKGMLQIAEECGITRPILDTAATPLGLGSFGSYREILACKAIHGMPTGGAYHNMTVSWTWLKRWRKNIHEQYADKPLLAEQMFHHHYGGIEGVRQAAWSSPDIGCNIMAMTLGADLIMYGPIENMEGAATAAAFSDIVLSEAFRDFGGTIGVEDGPISKLV; encoded by the coding sequence ATGTTCAAGTTTGAAAAAGAACAGCAGGTCTTTGACTTTAATGGAACGAAGATCGGTGGACAGCCCGGAGAGTATCCGCGTGTGCTTTCACCCTCCATCTTCTACAACAAACACGAGATCGTTTTAAACGATCACACCGGTGAGATTGACAAAGCAAAAGCAGAAGCACTCTGGAACCGCTGTCAGGAACTTTCTGACATTACCGGCAACAAGTACTTCCTCCAGATTCTCGCAGAACATGGCGAGGCTTTCGAGTCCTACTTCTCCTGGTTCGACAGTATCGACAACAAGACCGCATTCCTGATGGACTCCTCTGCACCAGCAGCACTTGTCCACGCAACGAAATACGTTACGGAAGTTGGTCTTGCAGACCGTGCAATCTACAACTCGATCAACGGTTCAATCCTTCCTGAGAACGTTCAGGCACTTGCAGAGTCCGATGTGAACTCCGCAATCGTTCTGGCATTCAACCCAGGTGACTCATCCGTTGCCGGACGTGAGAAAGCACTCGTCGATGGTGGTGTCGCAGGTCAGGCAAAAGGTATGCTTCAGATCGCAGAAGAATGCGGTATCACCCGCCCGATTCTCGACACTGCAGCAACTCCTCTTGGTCTCGGCTCCTTCGGTTCCTACCGTGAAATCCTTGCATGCAAGGCAATCCACGGTATGCCGACCGGTGGTGCATACCACAACATGACTGTGTCCTGGACCTGGCTGAAACGCTGGAGAAAGAACATCCACGAGCAGTACGCAGACAAGCCGCTCCTTGCAGAGCAGATGTTCCACCACCACTATGGTGGCATCGAAGGCGTCCGCCAGGCTGCATGGTCTTCACCGGATATCGGCTGTAACATTATGGCAATGACCCTTGGTGCAGACTTAATCATGTACGGCCCAATCGAGAACATGGAAGGCGCCGCAACTGCAGCAGCATTCTCCGACATCGTTCTCTCCGAAGCTTTCAGAGACTTCGGCGGAACCATCGGTGTCGAAGACGGCCCGATCTCCAAACTCGTTTAA